CGAGGATCTCCGCGAAGTCCTGGAAGACCGACGCCGAGAAGAACGACCCCGGCACGCGGCCGTCGGTCCACTCGATCGAGATGTGCTCGGGGAACTTGTCCTCGTAGGGATTATGCTCGAACCGCCGCCTCGTCTCGTCCCGCCAGACGTGGATGCCGCACTTGTGGACGATCGCCTCCAGCAGCGTAGACTTCCCGGTGCCGTTCTCACCGACGAAGATCGTGACCGGCGTGTCGAAGGTCAGCTCCGTCGGCCGCTGGAAGATCGGAAGGTTGAACGGGTAGTGTTCCCTCGTCGGGTACTTGTCAGGATGGCAGGTCACGCTTCTCAGATGCATTCCTTCGCGTCCTCGGCATCTCGGCGGTTACGAGATCCATCGGCGTCCATCTGCGTTCATCGGCGGTTACTATCCCGAATGCCGGAAGAAGTGCCACCCGCCGACGGTCTCAGGGTTGCCCTGATCGCCCTCCAGCAGTTCCTCGTAGTTCTCGGCGACCTTCCGGAACGCGTTCGCATACTGATCGATCACCTCGGGCCGGAACTTCTTGAACCACGGGATGTGGTACGTCCGCGCGCCGACTGCCTCGCTCACGGGGAGGTCGCCCTTGTACTGCCGAAGGTCTCTGGAGGAGTTCGCGATCCGGGTCGGCTTCCCGTGACCGTAGATGTCGCACTCCGTGAAGACCGGGTGCAGGTGGAGCGCATTGTTCACGCCGGGGCTCGCGGGGCATCCCTCGGCCCTCACCGCCTCACAGAACCGCGTGACCGACAGCCCGCCGAGTTCGCTCGCCTCATAGATTCCGTGGCACGCGTACCATCCGCCCATCGTCGAGCCCGAGTTCTTCGGCGGACGATGCGCTCTCAAGCCGGGGACTCCCTCCAGGCAGTCCCAGAAGTAGTTCATCGCCTTGTCGATCTCCACCATCCTCTCCGGGTAGTGCTTGAGCTGGACACGGCCGACCGCCGAACTCATCTGGTGCATGCGGTACTTGTACCCGCCCAGAGGCAGCCCGATGAACGGCTGCAGTTCCGGCGTCTGGATGTTCTGATTGTTCCGCTCGTAGTGGCCCCATGCGATCCCGTGCTCGTAGATAGAGAGGTCGTTCGTGCAGAGGATGCCCGCCTCGCCGATCGGGAACGACTTGCCCGACATGAGGCTCATCGCGGCCACATCGCCGAACGTGCCGACCATTCTGCCCTTGTAGAGCCCGCCGTGCGCGTGGGAGACGTCCTCGATCACCTTGACGCCGTGCTTGCGGGCGATCGGCATGATCCGGTCCATGTCGGCCGGATGGCCGAGGTAGTGGACGACGATGATCGCCTTGGTGCGGTCGGTGATCCGGTGCTCGATGTCGTCGGGAGCGATGCAGAGCGTCATCGGATCGATGTCCGCGAAGACGACGGTTCCGCCGAGGGAGAACACCTGCAGCGCGGAGGCCCAGTAGGTGATGCTCGGGCAGATGATCTCGTCGCCGGTCCGGACTCCGCAGCCCCACATCGCCGCCTGGATCGCCGCCGTGCCGGTGCTGAATCCCAAGCCGTACTTCAGTCCCTGCCACTCGGCGAACTCCTTCTCGAACTGCAGGGTGACGTCCGTGCCGGACATCGCGCCTCTGCGGAGCACATCGAGGACCGCCGCCTCGTCTTCCTCGGTCACGATCGGCCAGGTGAACGTATCGCCCGGATCGCAGGTTACCGCCTTATCGCCTCCGAGCAGCGCGAGCTTGGAATCTATCATAGTTGCCATCACGTACTCTCCTCCGGAAACGCCCTTGTTTCCCTCGATTACCCGACTGCCGCCGGACACTCTTCAGTTCCGCGCGGACGCGCGCGAATCCTCCGGCGGCATAGGCGGTACTGCATCGGGGCGATGATATTCGGTGGGGCTAGTTGAGGCCGAGGAGCTTGGGCATGATGGCGCTTCGGTTGGTAACCTTGAACTTGCGCAAGATGCTGGTCACATGGTCCTTTACGGTAGGCTCCAGGATGTCGAGCGCCAGGGCGATCTCGCCGTTGGATCTTCCGCGAATCAGCAGGCCGCATATCTCCGTCTCGCGTGCGGTGAGGCCGGTCCCGGACATCCACTGAGTCAGTATGTGGCGGAAGTAGTCAGCCGAATCCAG
The sequence above is a segment of the Armatimonadota bacterium genome. Coding sequences within it:
- a CDS encoding DegT/DnrJ/EryC1/StrS family aminotransferase, translating into MATMIDSKLALLGGDKAVTCDPGDTFTWPIVTEEDEAAVLDVLRRGAMSGTDVTLQFEKEFAEWQGLKYGLGFSTGTAAIQAAMWGCGVRTGDEIICPSITYWASALQVFSLGGTVVFADIDPMTLCIAPDDIEHRITDRTKAIIVVHYLGHPADMDRIMPIARKHGVKVIEDVSHAHGGLYKGRMVGTFGDVAAMSLMSGKSFPIGEAGILCTNDLSIYEHGIAWGHYERNNQNIQTPELQPFIGLPLGGYKYRMHQMSSAVGRVQLKHYPERMVEIDKAMNYFWDCLEGVPGLRAHRPPKNSGSTMGGWYACHGIYEASELGGLSVTRFCEAVRAEGCPASPGVNNALHLHPVFTECDIYGHGKPTRIANSSRDLRQYKGDLPVSEAVGARTYHIPWFKKFRPEVIDQYANAFRKVAENYEELLEGDQGNPETVGGWHFFRHSG